The genomic interval TGGTGCCCCCCCATGCCATCAGCCACCGCCGCGAGAAAGCCCTTCCCAGGTATTTCACCAACAAAGAAGCTATCCTGATTAATCCTACGCACCTTGCCAGGGTCGGTATAACCACCAGAAAGGATGCTGGTTTCTGGACGAGCATCTGTTGGGGTTCTGAAACCCATAGGGTCTCATCATACAAAGCAGTCTTTGCAAAAGAACCGAATATCGCCTCATTAGCGACTTAGACAAGTTAGTTTGTTATGCTTCGCTTCATGGCGGATGCCCCATGAACAGTGCGGAAGACATTGCTCGTGCAGTCCGCAATGGGGAAGCAAGTGCCCAAGAAATTGTGGCTCAGGCGTTGGATAGAGCAGAATCTGTACAGGAACGGACTAACGCTTTTATTTCCTTGATCCATACTAAGGCTATCGAGCGAGCCAAAGAAATAGATGTTCTTCGCTCTAAAGGTAATGACTTGGGGTTACTTGCTGGGGTGCCTATAGTAGTTAAAGACAATATATCCACAGCGGGATTACTCTCTACCGCCGGTTCAAGAAGTCTAGAATCTTTCATTCCGCCCTACTCCGCGACGGTAGTGGACAGACTTGAGGCCGCTGGTGCAGTAATTATTGCCAAGGCTAATCTCGATGAGTTCGGGATGGGTGGAAGTAACGAAAATTCGTATTTTGGTCCGGTACGTAACCCATGGGTTCCTTCAAAAGTCTCAGGTGGTTCCTCCGGTGGGTCGGCCGTGGCTGTTGCTACTGGGGTAGCACCCTTGGCTTTAGGCACCGACACGGGAGGTTCAGTGAGACAGCCTGCAGCCTTTAATGGTGTGGTTGGCTTCAAGCCTACATATGGGCGTCTTTCGCGATATGGGGTGATGGCTTTTGCAAGCTCGCTTGACCAAATTGGTGTACTAAGTCGCAGTGCACGGGATCTCGCTCTTGCCATGGATGTCATGGGAGGTCATGACACTAAAGACGCCACTAGTTTAAAGGGTACTCCACCACGTTTTCTTACGGCTATTGATGCGGAACAAAATCTTTCAAGCCTTTCAGTGGGTGTCGTGACGGAGTTAACTGGTGAAGGTATTTCTCGAGAAGTCCAAGGGGCTGTCGAGCGTACTAGGGCAACTCTTGAGAAGATCGGTGTTAGCGTTAGTGAGGTTTCCTTGCCACATGTTCGTTACGGGGTACCAAGCTACTACCTTGTAGCTACTGCAGAGGCTAGCAGCAATCTTGCACGCTTTGACGGAATGGTGTTTAGCACTCGAGTAGGTGATAATAGGGAAGGTCAGGCAGAGGTAATGATGCGAGCTCGGGGCGAAGCTTTCGGTTCAGAAGTTCGACGACGGATTCTTATGGGAACTTATGCTCTCGCCTCAGGTTACTATGACGCTTACTACGGTAAAGCACTTAAGGTACGGAGGTTGATATCTCTTGAATTTCAGGAGGCCTTTAGGCGCTTTGATCTCCTTTTGATGCCAACTACGCCGGCCGTTGCGTTCGATCTCGGTGAGAAGATTAATGATCCTCTCTCAATGTATCTTGGTGATGTGTGTACATGCCTAGCCAACCTGGTTGGGCTGGGAGCTGTAAGCATTCCAGCTGGATTGACAAAAGAGGGTCTTCCTTGTGGCGTCCAATTACTTGCTCCACCATTACATGACGAGCAGCTTGTCAAGCTGGTGGCTGCATTAGAGAATGAGGCCGGTACTGATTTTGCCCCTTTAGCTCCTGGGTGAGCTAAAGGATTATCGTCTCAGATTAAGCTGAAAACTCAACGCTGAGTTGTAAAGAGATATTTCTTCCGTTTGCGTGGAAGGTTGGTCCTTCTAATGCGGTTGTGGTATTCTTCTACGGCTTGTTTTTGCACTCTGCGGGTGGGCTTATTCCCTTAAATCCTGTATGTCCCCTTGTTACTAAATGGCCGGAGTGAAAGGAGAAAGACTATGAAGCGTACCTATCAGCCCAATCGTCGGAAGCGGGCTAAGACCCACGGTTTTCGGGCACGTATGAGTACGACTGCTGGACGTAATGCCCTAAAGCGTAGACGAAATAAGGGGCGTAAAAGCCTCAGCGTATCCGATCGTTAAGTGAAGGCCGCCCAGTGCTTGTTTCACTCAAGGGCGATCGAAGTTTCAGGCGCCTCCGAAAGGGGCGCTCTGGCAGAGGTAAGTTACTTAGTTTACGTTGGCGTCCCAATCAAGCCGGTGAAGTGCGCGTGGGTATTGTAGTGAGCAAAAAGGTGGGTATAGCAGTGATTCGGAATCGTGTTAGAAGACGGTTAAGAGAAATCTTGCGCGGTCTAGTAGGGTCCTTTAATGCACCTGACGCGATTTATCGTGGATTACCGTCGTTCGACTTGATTGTCATTGCTCGTCCTGAAGCCGCACAAGCAAAACCTC from Trueperaceae bacterium carries:
- a CDS encoding 50S ribosomal protein L34 produces the protein MKRTYQPNRRKRAKTHGFRARMSTTAGRNALKRRRNKGRKSLSVSDR
- the rnpA gene encoding ribonuclease P protein component, with amino-acid sequence MRSLSEGRPVLVSLKGDRSFRRLRKGRSGRGKLLSLRWRPNQAGEVRVGIVVSKKVGIAVIRNRVRRRLREILRGLVGSFNAPDAIYRGLPSFDLIVIARPEAAQAKPQSLKRSLFRALKRGGLL
- a CDS encoding Asp-tRNA(Asn)/Glu-tRNA(Gln) amidotransferase GatCAB subunit A, with the translated sequence MNSAEDIARAVRNGEASAQEIVAQALDRAESVQERTNAFISLIHTKAIERAKEIDVLRSKGNDLGLLAGVPIVVKDNISTAGLLSTAGSRSLESFIPPYSATVVDRLEAAGAVIIAKANLDEFGMGGSNENSYFGPVRNPWVPSKVSGGSSGGSAVAVATGVAPLALGTDTGGSVRQPAAFNGVVGFKPTYGRLSRYGVMAFASSLDQIGVLSRSARDLALAMDVMGGHDTKDATSLKGTPPRFLTAIDAEQNLSSLSVGVVTELTGEGISREVQGAVERTRATLEKIGVSVSEVSLPHVRYGVPSYYLVATAEASSNLARFDGMVFSTRVGDNREGQAEVMMRARGEAFGSEVRRRILMGTYALASGYYDAYYGKALKVRRLISLEFQEAFRRFDLLLMPTTPAVAFDLGEKINDPLSMYLGDVCTCLANLVGLGAVSIPAGLTKEGLPCGVQLLAPPLHDEQLVKLVAALENEAGTDFAPLAPG